One Streptosporangium sp. NBC_01495 DNA window includes the following coding sequences:
- a CDS encoding alpha-hydroxy-acid oxidizing protein, with protein MSPQFGDYQNEIYSDGLRGVVPGLPMTFTELEARAEAALPPSVWSYVAGGAGDEHTQRANVAAFRRWGLIPRMLVGAIRRELSVELFGMRLPAPLFMAPVGVIGLCARDGHGDLATARAAARTGVPMIASTLSADPMEAVAGEFGQTPGLFQLYTPTDRELAESLIHRAEAAGFKGIVVTLDTWVTGWRPRDLSTGNFPQLRGHCLANYTSDPVFRAQLARTPEQDPRAAAAHWAQIFGNPLTWDDLPWLRSITDLPFLLKGICHPDDARRAKDAGVDGVYCSNHGGRQANGGLAALDALPAVVDAADGLPVLFDSGIRSGADVIKALALGATAVGVGRPYAYGLAVGGTDGIVHVLRAILAEADLIMAVDGYPTLADLTPQALRRVPGDGGLPL; from the coding sequence TCACCGAGCTCGAGGCCAGGGCCGAGGCCGCGCTGCCGCCCTCGGTGTGGTCATACGTCGCGGGGGGCGCCGGCGACGAGCACACCCAGCGCGCCAACGTCGCCGCCTTCCGGCGCTGGGGCCTCATCCCCCGGATGCTCGTGGGAGCCATACGGCGTGAGCTGTCGGTGGAGCTGTTCGGCATGAGACTGCCGGCCCCGCTGTTCATGGCCCCGGTCGGGGTGATCGGCCTGTGCGCGCGGGACGGGCACGGAGACCTGGCCACGGCCCGCGCGGCGGCCCGCACCGGGGTTCCGATGATCGCCTCGACGCTCTCCGCCGATCCGATGGAAGCCGTGGCCGGGGAGTTCGGTCAGACCCCCGGCCTCTTCCAGCTCTACACCCCCACCGATCGAGAACTGGCGGAAAGCCTCATCCACCGCGCCGAGGCCGCCGGTTTCAAGGGCATCGTCGTCACCCTCGACACCTGGGTCACCGGCTGGCGCCCCCGCGACCTGAGCACCGGCAACTTCCCCCAGCTGCGCGGGCACTGCCTGGCCAACTACACCTCCGATCCGGTCTTTCGCGCCCAGCTCGCCCGCACCCCCGAACAGGACCCGCGGGCCGCCGCCGCGCACTGGGCCCAGATCTTCGGCAACCCCCTCACCTGGGACGACCTGCCCTGGCTACGCTCGATCACCGATCTACCCTTCCTTCTGAAGGGCATCTGCCACCCCGACGACGCCCGCCGGGCCAAGGACGCCGGCGTCGACGGCGTCTACTGCTCCAACCACGGCGGCCGGCAGGCCAACGGCGGTCTGGCCGCCCTCGACGCCCTGCCCGCCGTGGTCGACGCCGCAGACGGCCTGCCCGTCCTGTTCGACTCGGGCATCCGCTCCGGAGCCGACGTGATCAAAGCCCTCGCACTCGGCGCCACCGCCGTCGGCGTCGGCCGCCCCTACGCCTACGGCCTCGCCGTGGGCGGCACCGACGGCATCGTCCACGTCCTGCGCGCCATCCTCGCCGAGGCCGACCTGATCATGGCCGTGGACGGCTATCCCACCCTCGCCGACCTGACGCCCCAGGCCCTCCGCCGCGTACCGGGCGACGGCGGCCTGCCCCTGTAA
- a CDS encoding IS110 family transposase — MFRWLVLMCGPSGTGRPVWLDRSVHRLDLGVPAGPARTSKLLVGDCSGGTVDRHRRRCPQTHPHPGRRRPGRPQTRRTHCSRTPDGNADAATWAARWPEVTFAIEDCRHVTRRLEADLLRAGHRVVRVTTQLMSGQRRSGRERGKSDPIDALAVARVALREPDLPVAHLDGPSREVKLLADYRDDLVVQRTRICSQLRWHLHELDPELEIPSRGIRRRRVQDELSQRLADMLGVVAQIARELRERCRQSTVRINQLEGQLRQLVRAMAPQLLDIPGCGVLGAATIIGETAGVHRFRSKAAFARFTGTAPIPVWSGNSSRVRLNRGGNRRMNCALHMIAVTQARGIGPGKAYLDKLMAEGKTRTEAIRLLRRRLSDVVYRTLKAIDASISDTAEQMLVAAA; from the coding sequence ATGTTCCGGTGGCTTGTCCTGATGTGCGGCCCGTCGGGAACCGGCCGCCCGGTGTGGCTTGATAGGAGCGTGCACCGGCTCGATTTAGGCGTGCCCGCCGGACCGGCTCGGACCTCGAAGTTGCTGGTAGGTGACTGTTCAGGAGGAACGGTTGATCGTCATCGGCGTCGATGCCCACAAACGCACCCACACCCTGGTCGCCGTCGACCAGGTCGGCCGCAAACTCGCCGAACGCACTGTTCGCGGACCCCCGACGGCAATGCCGACGCTGCGACCTGGGCCGCCCGGTGGCCCGAGGTCACCTTCGCGATCGAGGACTGCCGGCACGTGACCCGCCGGCTGGAGGCCGATTTGCTGCGCGCCGGCCACCGGGTCGTGCGCGTCACCACCCAGCTGATGTCCGGCCAGCGCCGCTCAGGCCGGGAACGCGGCAAATCCGACCCCATTGACGCGCTGGCGGTCGCCCGGGTCGCGTTGCGCGAGCCGGACCTGCCGGTAGCTCACCTGGACGGTCCGTCTCGGGAGGTGAAGCTGCTGGCCGACTACCGCGATGACCTGGTTGTTCAGCGGACCCGGATCTGCAGCCAGCTGCGCTGGCACCTGCACGAACTCGACCCCGAGCTGGAGATCCCCTCCCGCGGAATTCGCCGTCGCCGCGTCCAAGACGAGCTGTCTCAGCGTCTGGCCGACATGTTAGGGGTCGTCGCGCAGATCGCCCGCGAACTGCGCGAGCGCTGCAGGCAGTCAACGGTGCGCATTAACCAGCTGGAAGGTCAGCTGAGACAACTCGTGCGAGCCATGGCCCCGCAGTTGCTGGACATCCCCGGCTGCGGCGTGCTGGGCGCGGCCACGATCATCGGCGAGACCGCCGGAGTGCACCGGTTCCGCTCCAAGGCGGCCTTCGCCCGCTTCACCGGCACCGCCCCCATCCCCGTCTGGTCGGGCAACAGCAGCCGGGTGCGCCTCAACCGCGGCGGCAACCGGCGCATGAACTGCGCCCTGCACATGATCGCCGTTACCCAGGCCCGGGGTATCGGTCCGGGTAAGGCCTACCTCGACAAGCTGATGGCCGAGGGCAAGACCCGCACCGAGGCCATCCGCCTGCTGCGTCGCCGCCTGTCCGACGTGGTCTATCGGACCCTCAAGGCCATCGATGCCTCGATCTCCGATACCGCTGAGCAGATGCTGGTAGCGGCGGCTTGA
- a CDS encoding erythromycin esterase family protein, whose amino-acid sequence MRNASRRRRFLSSPAAALLMVVTTVALAQPATAGQYDPVPDLRSKAEPLRSTAPSGSLGDLRPLGQAIGDATVVGLGEATHGTHEFFTLKHRVFRYLVEQKGFTTFALEASWSAGLRLNAYVLHGKGDPEKIIKEEFENPGMWSVREYVELAEWMRRYNTRHAKKVQFIGDDANYPEVGGQLIKQVTEYVRHHQPRLLPEVDARYRKLRQVKDADAFLALPLTEREALAAQARQVVDLMQGHPAKDQDRRARAVQDARSIAQSATALSFDTSDPQQVGEALLYRDKIMADNVAWWQGHTGAKILLSAHNVHVAYESYDAKLYPKVQGAFLRDRFGARYVNVGLTFGQGAFRAQDEKGQWRTVKVSPAAEGSNNQVLEGVSSSDYFLDMRTVSAPARAWLDTPRSTRDLGRVWPEHERMVSLGKSYDALIYLHTTTAAHPLS is encoded by the coding sequence ATGCGTAATGCGTCTCGACGACGCCGATTCTTGTCATCACCGGCCGCCGCGTTGCTGATGGTCGTGACCACGGTCGCCCTGGCGCAACCTGCCACGGCCGGTCAGTACGACCCCGTACCCGACTTGCGTTCCAAGGCCGAACCGCTGCGCTCCACGGCGCCGTCCGGCAGTCTCGGCGACCTTCGCCCGCTGGGCCAGGCGATCGGCGATGCCACGGTGGTGGGGCTGGGCGAGGCCACGCACGGAACGCACGAGTTCTTCACGTTGAAGCACCGGGTGTTCCGTTACCTCGTCGAGCAGAAGGGGTTCACGACCTTCGCGCTCGAAGCCAGTTGGAGCGCCGGCCTGCGGCTGAACGCATACGTGCTCCACGGAAAGGGCGATCCAGAGAAGATCATCAAGGAGGAGTTCGAGAACCCGGGGATGTGGAGCGTCCGGGAGTACGTGGAACTCGCCGAGTGGATGCGCCGCTACAACACCCGCCACGCGAAGAAGGTCCAGTTCATCGGCGACGACGCCAACTACCCGGAGGTGGGCGGGCAGCTCATCAAGCAGGTCACCGAGTACGTACGGCACCATCAGCCCCGCCTCCTGCCCGAGGTCGACGCCCGCTACCGGAAACTGCGCCAGGTCAAGGACGCCGACGCCTTCCTGGCCCTGCCGCTGACCGAACGAGAGGCCCTGGCCGCGCAGGCCCGTCAGGTCGTGGACCTCATGCAAGGGCATCCGGCAAAAGACCAAGACAGGCGTGCGCGGGCCGTACAGGACGCGCGTTCCATCGCCCAGAGCGCCACGGCGTTGTCTTTCGACACCAGCGATCCGCAGCAGGTGGGCGAGGCGCTGCTCTATCGAGACAAGATCATGGCTGACAACGTCGCATGGTGGCAAGGGCACACGGGAGCGAAGATCCTGCTGTCGGCACACAACGTGCACGTGGCCTACGAATCGTACGACGCGAAGCTCTACCCCAAGGTGCAGGGCGCCTTCCTTCGCGACCGGTTCGGCGCCCGTTACGTCAACGTCGGGCTCACCTTCGGGCAGGGGGCGTTCAGGGCGCAGGACGAGAAGGGCCAGTGGAGGACCGTCAAGGTCAGCCCCGCAGCGGAGGGAAGCAACAATCAGGTCCTGGAGGGGGTCAGCTCGTCTGACTACTTCCTGGACATGCGCACCGTATCCGCTCCCGCCCGCGCTTGGCTGGACACGCCCCGCAGTACGCGCGACCTCGGCAGGGTCTGGCCCGAGCACGAGCGCATGGTTTCGCTGGGGAAGTCCTACGATGCGCTGATCTACCTGCACACGACCACGGCAGCACACCCGTTGTCGTAG
- a CDS encoding ArsR/SmtB family transcription factor, translating to MELDERVTELERRLAALERSEREPQPGADTPDDGFWALKGLKAALAREGAANGGVLFTGAITLPTGEDFEWQNARPVDALLDEDWSGAAESFAALGNAVRMRLLREILGGRRTVAELAALEGLGTTGQVYHHLRQLTATGWLRTAGKSRYEVPATRVVPILVALAAARP from the coding sequence ATGGAACTCGATGAGCGTGTCACAGAGCTCGAGCGCCGGCTCGCGGCGCTCGAGCGGAGTGAGCGTGAACCGCAACCCGGCGCCGATACTCCCGATGACGGCTTCTGGGCCCTGAAGGGGCTGAAGGCGGCGCTCGCCCGCGAAGGAGCCGCCAACGGCGGCGTGCTGTTCACCGGGGCGATCACGCTGCCGACGGGCGAAGATTTCGAATGGCAGAACGCCCGTCCCGTCGACGCACTGCTCGATGAGGACTGGTCCGGTGCCGCCGAATCGTTCGCCGCGCTCGGCAACGCCGTACGGATGCGCCTGCTCCGCGAGATCCTGGGCGGTCGCCGCACCGTCGCCGAGCTGGCCGCGCTCGAAGGCCTGGGCACTACCGGCCAGGTGTACCACCACCTACGTCAACTGACCGCCACGGGCTGGCTGCGCACCGCTGGGAAGAGCCGCTACGAAGTTCCCGCGACGCGCGTGGTCCCGATACTCGTGGCACTCGCCGCGGCCCGCCCCTGA
- a CDS encoding M23 family metallopeptidase has protein sequence MRKTSIILSRICLAIFVAQLLAGFIFDFSWLWGWIPLVLALVLRFVATRQLATHANTAREPIEVAPPVTGRWSALNSPADKVPSHGVHDYGQAYAIDIVAEPEGRTRLAFGWWPIVRRNRDFPAFGAPLLAVADATVVSAVDHHRDHLSRNSYPALLYFLFEGLVREIGSPGTVTGNRIILDLGEGTYAMYAHLRRGSLAVREGERVRQGQPLAQCGNSGNSTEPHVHFQLMDHPDLDLARGLPFSWHGIGVPRNGEMFSVENVPTS, from the coding sequence GTGCGTAAGACATCCATCATCCTTTCCCGCATCTGCCTGGCCATATTCGTCGCGCAACTTCTGGCGGGGTTCATCTTCGACTTCTCCTGGCTTTGGGGCTGGATCCCCCTAGTGCTCGCCCTCGTGCTCCGGTTCGTGGCGACCCGGCAACTCGCCACCCACGCGAATACGGCCCGTGAACCCATTGAGGTCGCCCCACCGGTCACCGGACGCTGGTCGGCCCTCAACAGCCCGGCCGACAAGGTACCCAGCCACGGGGTCCACGACTACGGCCAGGCGTACGCGATCGACATCGTCGCGGAACCGGAAGGCCGGACACGCCTCGCGTTCGGCTGGTGGCCCATCGTCCGCCGCAACCGCGACTTCCCCGCCTTCGGCGCCCCACTCCTGGCCGTCGCCGACGCCACCGTCGTATCCGCCGTCGACCACCACCGCGACCACCTCAGCCGCAATTCCTACCCCGCACTGCTGTACTTCCTGTTCGAAGGGCTGGTTCGAGAGATCGGCAGTCCTGGCACAGTCACCGGCAACCGCATCATCCTCGACCTCGGCGAAGGCACCTACGCCATGTACGCACACCTTCGGCGCGGCTCGCTGGCCGTACGCGAAGGCGAGCGTGTGCGCCAGGGCCAGCCGCTGGCCCAGTGTGGCAACTCCGGCAACTCCACTGAGCCACACGTGCACTTCCAGCTCATGGACCACCCCGACCTGGACCTTGCCCGCGGCCTACCGTTCTCCTGGCACGGCATCGGCGTTCCACGCAACGGCGAGATGTTCTCGGTGGAGAACGTGCCGACCTCGTAG
- a CDS encoding DUF1648 domain-containing protein, translated as MTTLVAAGLLIIALVTTAAWAMPALARPSLPFGVRVPPHRTTDQAIIEQRRIYTRRVLGLGALGLLASVPLILIRGPEPMLILIPAVLVVADAVAYYLAHREVRAAKSRGNWYAGSRQGTTADTTLRTDPVRVPWAWLAPAVLVLIATAAVGITRYGELPATLPAQRGMGVDTAHRMSTTWPAAFAPVLVQAALTLLMPLLAAGLTRARPELDAARPAGSARRYRAYLTGVVRLIMSTTACANLTALVIALQLWEILPPSVIVTVVTYLPLGLALAAWIVFEFRVGQAGHRLPAEPGEEAEDSALVQRDDDRYWRLGGFVYANRTDPALFVHQRAGGANWTMNLGHPITWAVLATLLVIALLSATGIVPLTAG; from the coding sequence ATGACCACGCTGGTCGCCGCCGGCCTGCTGATCATCGCGCTGGTCACAACGGCGGCGTGGGCGATGCCCGCACTGGCGCGCCCCAGCCTGCCGTTCGGTGTACGGGTTCCTCCCCACCGCACCACCGACCAGGCCATCATCGAACAGCGCCGCATCTACACACGCCGCGTCCTCGGCCTGGGGGCGCTCGGCCTGCTCGCGTCGGTTCCGCTGATCCTGATCCGCGGTCCAGAACCGATGCTGATCCTCATTCCGGCAGTCCTGGTGGTGGCCGACGCGGTCGCCTACTACCTGGCGCATCGTGAGGTACGGGCGGCCAAGAGCCGCGGGAACTGGTATGCCGGAAGCCGGCAAGGCACCACCGCCGACACCACGCTGCGCACCGATCCCGTACGCGTGCCCTGGGCGTGGCTCGCGCCCGCCGTCCTCGTCCTGATCGCCACCGCGGCCGTGGGGATCACGCGCTACGGCGAGCTACCGGCGACCCTGCCCGCCCAGCGAGGGATGGGCGTGGACACCGCGCACCGCATGAGCACCACGTGGCCGGCAGCCTTCGCCCCCGTCCTGGTCCAGGCCGCCCTCACCTTGCTCATGCCGCTGCTGGCCGCCGGGCTGACACGCGCCCGCCCCGAGCTCGATGCCGCCCGCCCCGCCGGCTCGGCTCGCCGCTACCGCGCATACCTCACCGGCGTGGTCAGGCTCATCATGTCCACCACCGCATGCGCGAACCTGACCGCGCTCGTCATCGCCCTGCAACTCTGGGAGATCCTGCCGCCCTCGGTGATCGTGACCGTCGTCACCTACCTGCCCCTCGGCCTCGCCTTGGCGGCCTGGATCGTCTTCGAGTTCCGCGTCGGCCAGGCCGGGCACCGGCTGCCAGCGGAGCCGGGCGAGGAGGCCGAAGACTCCGCCCTCGTGCAACGCGACGACGACCGATACTGGCGCCTTGGAGGGTTCGTCTACGCCAACCGCACCGACCCGGCCCTGTTCGTGCACCAACGGGCAGGCGGCGCCAACTGGACGATGAACCTCGGTCACCCCATCACCTGGGCGGTCCTTGCCACCCTGCTCGTCATCGCTCTGCTGTCCGCCACCGGAATCGTCCCCCTGACCGCCGGCTGA
- a CDS encoding GntR family transcriptional regulator, with the protein MQLTLDLDSEVPIYQQIRDRIVEAIADGVLVAGAALPSTRQLGVDLAINFHTVNKAYDLLRQEGFIRINRKSGAVVRRDPLSGPPEATFPDEWQSRLRTLLAEAVAQGLHPQEVQQRVDTVLDSFAPPKGSLT; encoded by the coding sequence GTGCAACTGACACTCGATCTCGACAGCGAGGTTCCGATCTACCAGCAGATCCGGGATCGGATCGTGGAAGCCATCGCCGACGGCGTCCTGGTCGCCGGCGCGGCACTGCCTTCCACCCGGCAGTTGGGCGTAGATCTGGCGATCAACTTCCACACCGTGAACAAGGCCTACGACCTGCTGCGGCAGGAAGGATTCATCCGGATCAACCGCAAGAGCGGCGCCGTGGTGCGACGCGATCCACTGTCCGGCCCTCCCGAAGCCACCTTTCCCGACGAATGGCAGAGCCGGCTACGCACTCTGCTCGCCGAGGCCGTCGCCCAAGGACTTCACCCGCAGGAGGTCCAGCAACGCGTCGACACCGTGCTGGACTCATTCGCCCCACCGAAGGGATCATTGACATGA
- a CDS encoding ABC transporter ATP-binding protein: MTMSNRLEVRGLTKHFGQVAAVTDLSFTVEPGAVTGFLGPNGSGKTTTLRMLLGLARPTSGTATIGGRRYTDLHHPARTVGAVLDASSFHPGRSARNHLRVYGDMIGCSERRIDEVVDLLDMPEFADRRVRGFSTGMRQRLNLATAMLGDPPVLVLDEPSNGLDPEGIAWLRHFLRAMAAEGRTVLVSSHVLSEAEQMVDEVLVIRRGRLMAAGPLAGLTADGSSLEQAFLHLTGGAA, translated from the coding sequence ATGACGATGTCGAACCGCCTTGAGGTCCGCGGCCTGACCAAGCATTTCGGCCAGGTGGCCGCCGTCACCGATCTGAGCTTCACGGTGGAGCCCGGGGCGGTAACCGGCTTTCTGGGCCCGAACGGCTCGGGAAAGACCACGACCCTGCGCATGCTCCTGGGACTGGCCCGGCCCACGTCGGGCACCGCGACGATCGGCGGCAGGCGGTACACCGACCTTCACCACCCGGCTCGCACGGTCGGCGCCGTTCTCGACGCGTCGAGCTTCCACCCCGGGCGTAGCGCGCGGAACCATCTGCGCGTCTACGGCGACATGATCGGCTGCTCTGAGCGCCGGATCGACGAGGTCGTGGACCTGTTGGACATGCCGGAGTTCGCCGATCGCCGGGTCCGTGGCTTCTCCACCGGGATGCGGCAACGACTCAACCTCGCCACCGCGATGCTGGGAGATCCCCCGGTGCTGGTGCTCGACGAGCCCAGCAACGGACTCGATCCGGAAGGTATCGCCTGGCTGCGCCACTTCCTTCGCGCGATGGCCGCCGAGGGCCGCACCGTCCTGGTCTCCAGTCACGTGCTGAGCGAGGCCGAGCAGATGGTGGACGAGGTTCTCGTCATCCGTCGCGGGCGGTTGATGGCCGCCGGGCCGTTGGCCGGTCTGACCGCCGATGGATCAAGCCTCGAGCAGGCGTTCCTGCACCTGACGGGAGGTGCCGCATGA
- a CDS encoding ABC transporter permease subunit — MRRLIKAEFRRLLTTSLWRWGPLAAVICGGVLVGLATLAGPENFEPPMPGMTTEEGVRTVLSLIGLTVIVPALFGATAVTSEYRHKTITFTFLFAPRRHTVLAAKLLAYAVAGAVYGMVVTASAAVGLYGGAALRGVTIGAEPGTVAELLLRLAAAMTVYTVLGVGIGALLRNQTAALAVLGLYLYMVEHALALIPGVNLIYPYLPGGATAALTDFTLISQAAAQISVASAQLLSPLLGALVLAAYAVTAAVLAISAPMRRDVI, encoded by the coding sequence ATGAGGCGGCTCATCAAGGCGGAGTTCCGGAGACTGCTCACGACGTCGCTGTGGAGATGGGGGCCGCTCGCCGCCGTCATCTGCGGCGGTGTCCTGGTCGGCCTGGCCACGCTGGCCGGGCCGGAGAACTTCGAGCCGCCGATGCCCGGCATGACCACCGAAGAAGGCGTCCGAACGGTCCTCAGCCTGATCGGCCTGACCGTCATCGTCCCAGCCCTGTTCGGCGCGACCGCTGTGACGTCGGAGTACCGCCACAAGACGATCACGTTCACCTTCCTGTTCGCTCCCCGGCGGCACACCGTGCTGGCCGCGAAACTGCTCGCCTACGCGGTCGCCGGAGCGGTCTACGGCATGGTGGTTACCGCATCCGCCGCGGTCGGTCTATACGGCGGAGCCGCACTGCGAGGAGTGACCATCGGCGCCGAACCGGGAACGGTCGCCGAACTCCTGCTCCGCCTGGCCGCCGCCATGACCGTCTACACCGTGCTCGGCGTCGGGATCGGAGCGCTGCTGCGCAACCAGACAGCGGCCCTGGCGGTCCTGGGCCTGTACCTCTACATGGTTGAACACGCTCTGGCTCTGATCCCCGGCGTTAATCTCATCTATCCCTACCTGCCGGGCGGGGCTACCGCGGCGCTGACCGACTTCACCCTGATCAGCCAGGCCGCGGCACAGATCTCCGTCGCCTCGGCCCAGCTCCTGTCACCTCTGCTCGGTGCGCTTGTGCTGGCGGCTTACGCCGTCACGGCCGCCGTGTTGGCGATCTCCGCGCCCATGCGCCGCGACGTGATTTAG
- a CDS encoding MFS transporter — protein MRSRPGLILALLALSQLITSLDFNIVFVALPEIGNELGFSSQTLQWVASAYAVAYGGFLLLGGRAADLLGHRRMFVAALALFAIASLAGGLAQNPGVLVAARAVQGLGGALLFPATLALVNTRFAEGAPRNRALAVWSGAGAGGLALGSLLGGLLTGAWGWEAVFYVNVPLAVAAIAGAYLLLPADGPRARDRRFDVPGAVLATGGVSLLAYALIQGPESGWSSPLVTVGFVLAAVLLGSFVAVEKAGVDPLMPLRLFGNRSLSSAIAVILVFGATFNALPYFLTVYFQTVLGYGAVATGMAFLVPSLLIALGTQLGGRLAGRIGMRATLLTGTVGGAAGTALLATGISADGSYWGVLPGIVLAGVSQGLTWTGMWIASATGVVAGEQGVASGMASTALQVGAALGLAVLVAAGGVGEATGPALAAGMRTAVLIAAAGMLLGAAVALTFAKRRAAEPIPA, from the coding sequence ATGAGAAGCCGACCCGGCCTGATCCTCGCCCTGCTCGCACTCTCCCAGCTCATCACCTCGCTCGACTTCAACATCGTCTTCGTCGCCCTCCCCGAGATCGGCAACGAACTGGGCTTCTCCTCGCAGACCCTGCAGTGGGTGGCCAGCGCCTACGCGGTCGCGTACGGCGGATTCCTGTTGCTCGGCGGTCGCGCGGCCGACCTGCTCGGGCACCGCAGGATGTTCGTCGCCGCGCTGGCGCTGTTCGCGATCGCCTCGCTGGCGGGCGGGCTGGCGCAGAACCCCGGGGTGCTCGTCGCCGCCCGCGCCGTGCAGGGGCTCGGTGGCGCGCTGCTGTTCCCCGCCACGCTGGCGCTGGTCAACACCAGGTTCGCCGAGGGCGCGCCACGCAACAGGGCACTGGCGGTGTGGAGTGGCGCCGGAGCCGGCGGGCTCGCCCTCGGCTCCCTGCTCGGCGGCCTGCTGACCGGAGCGTGGGGCTGGGAGGCGGTCTTCTACGTGAACGTGCCGCTCGCCGTCGCCGCGATCGCCGGCGCGTACCTGCTGCTCCCCGCCGACGGGCCCCGCGCGCGAGACCGCCGCTTCGACGTCCCCGGCGCCGTGCTCGCCACCGGCGGCGTCAGCCTGCTCGCCTACGCGCTCATCCAGGGCCCCGAGTCCGGGTGGAGCTCCCCGCTCGTCACCGTCGGCTTCGTGCTGGCCGCCGTGCTGCTCGGCTCCTTCGTCGCGGTCGAGAAGGCCGGCGTCGACCCGCTCATGCCGCTGCGGCTGTTCGGCAACCGCAGCCTCAGCTCCGCCATCGCGGTCATCCTGGTCTTCGGCGCCACCTTCAACGCGCTGCCGTACTTCCTGACCGTCTACTTCCAGACCGTGCTCGGGTACGGCGCGGTGGCGACCGGGATGGCCTTTTTGGTGCCGTCGCTGCTGATCGCGCTGGGCACGCAGCTCGGCGGCCGGCTCGCCGGCCGGATCGGGATGCGCGCCACCCTGCTCACCGGCACCGTCGGCGGTGCGGCGGGCACCGCGCTGCTCGCGACGGGGATCAGCGCCGACGGCTCGTACTGGGGCGTGCTGCCCGGCATCGTCCTGGCGGGCGTCAGCCAGGGTCTCACCTGGACCGGCATGTGGATCGCCTCGGCCACCGGCGTGGTGGCGGGCGAGCAGGGCGTCGCCTCCGGCATGGCCTCCACCGCGCTTCAGGTCGGCGCGGCGCTCGGGCTGGCGGTGCTGGTCGCCGCCGGTGGGGTGGGCGAGGCCACCGGGCCCGCGCTCGCCGCGGGGATGCGCACGGCGGTGCTCATCGCGGCCGCGGGCATGCTGCTCGGTGCCGCCGTCGCCCTCACCTTCGCCAAGCGGCGGGCCGCCGAGCCGATCCCCGCCTGA
- a CDS encoding ArsR/SmtB family transcription factor → MLHPSRDQIQLVEVLAALGHPVRAQIVRALSSGEERFCGAIVPDVPKSTLTNHWRALREAGVICQRPEGRKLFIRLRREDLDARFPGLLDLLMAELS, encoded by the coding sequence ATGCTGCATCCGTCACGTGACCAGATCCAGCTCGTCGAGGTGCTCGCCGCGCTAGGCCATCCGGTGCGCGCCCAGATCGTGCGGGCCCTGTCCTCGGGCGAGGAGCGGTTCTGCGGCGCGATCGTGCCGGACGTGCCGAAGTCGACGTTGACGAATCACTGGCGGGCCCTGCGGGAGGCCGGGGTCATCTGCCAGCGGCCGGAGGGGCGCAAACTGTTCATCAGGTTGCGCCGGGAGGACCTCGACGCCCGCTTTCCCGGCCTTCTGGACCTGTTGATGGCGGAACTGTCCTGA
- a CDS encoding GbsR/MarR family transcriptional regulator, with protein MPGGRLSHEDRRQIAIWLAEGLGYAEIARRLGRPTSTISREVARNSAPGGYLADRAQQAAGRRARRRGPVQAAEPPADGRPTESVRGFVEQFATLLVGTGLPRMPARVFVCLLTSDSGGLTSAELVRRLRVSPASVSKAIGYLEAIELVRRTQDSGRRERYVVVDDVWLRAFKADTGAHSEVAAAARHGIEIFGAGTPTGTRLGRMAQFFTWISEQMNGSGLTDAVVHDALTVLAALVHAARPLTVDELATALDWPVRRAADALDAISRRPILADPLTVKQVGRGAYAITPRSDRLSSAQRDALIVSPCSP; from the coding sequence ATGCCCGGAGGCAGGCTGAGCCACGAGGATCGCCGCCAGATCGCGATCTGGCTGGCCGAAGGGCTGGGATACGCCGAGATCGCCAGGCGGCTGGGCAGACCCACATCCACGATCAGCCGCGAGGTGGCGCGCAACAGCGCGCCCGGCGGCTACCTGGCCGACCGCGCCCAGCAGGCCGCCGGGCGGCGCGCCCGCCGCCGCGGACCGGTTCAGGCCGCAGAGCCACCGGCCGACGGGCGGCCGACCGAGTCCGTGCGCGGGTTCGTGGAACAGTTCGCGACGCTGCTGGTCGGGACCGGCCTTCCCCGGATGCCCGCTCGCGTGTTCGTCTGCCTGCTCACCTCCGACTCCGGCGGCCTGACGTCCGCCGAGCTCGTACGCCGGCTACGGGTCAGCCCGGCGTCGGTGTCCAAGGCCATCGGCTACCTCGAGGCGATCGAGCTGGTCAGGCGCACCCAGGATTCCGGCCGCCGCGAGCGGTACGTCGTCGTCGACGACGTCTGGCTCCGGGCGTTCAAAGCCGACACCGGGGCACACTCCGAGGTCGCGGCGGCCGCGCGGCACGGGATCGAGATCTTCGGCGCCGGCACGCCAACCGGCACCCGGCTGGGCCGAATGGCTCAGTTCTTCACCTGGATCAGCGAGCAGATGAACGGCAGCGGCCTCACCGACGCCGTCGTGCACGACGCGCTGACAGTGCTGGCCGCGCTGGTGCACGCCGCCCGGCCACTCACCGTGGACGAACTCGCCACGGCACTGGACTGGCCCGTCAGGCGGGCGGCCGACGCCCTGGACGCGATCAGCCGTCGTCCGATCCTCGCTGACCCGCTCACCGTGAAGCAGGTCGGGCGCGGCGCGTACGCCATCACCCCGAGGTCTGACCGCCTGAGCTCCGCGCAACGCGATGCGCTGATCGTCAGTCCGTGCTCGCCCTGA